The Fervidobacterium pennivorans DNA segment TCGATTCGATGTTGAAGAGAAGTTCGGAAAGTCTGAGGAAGATATACCTGCAATTTATAAGTTTGGACTTGAATACAAAGGTAGGCAGGATTAAAGACCGGTTTCGATATATTTCTCGCTTCCACAATAAGAGGTGACTCCGAGTGGAGAAAAAGATAATGAAATTAGGGGATGTGTTAATAGAGAAAGGAATAATAACACCAACTGAACTACAAAACGCTCTGGAACTTCAGAAAGAGTTGCGTAAACCTCTTGGAGAAGTCCTTATACAGCTTGGATACTGCACTTGGGACGATATTGTGAAAGCACTTGCAGAACAATACGAAATTCAAGCGTGTGTAGGAGAAGTCAAAATCAATGATGAGTTTGTAAAATCATTCCCGAAAGATTTGATAAATGAGCTAAAAATCGTTCCTATAGACGAAAAAGAAGGTAAAGTTATTGTAGGCGTTTCAAATGTTTACGATATTCCTGTTATAAAACGCAGATTAAAATTCAAGCTTGGTAAAGATGTTGACTTTTGTCTCATGCCGCCAAGTATTTTTGAAACACTTTACAATAATATACTTCATGGCATTACATCCGGACTTATGGTTCAAGAAATTGGTGAGATAATTACACAACAAGAAGCAGAAGAACAACAACAAGAGGAGGTAACTGTTTCTGAACAAGAAGAAACCCCTGTTGTAAGGTTGGTATCGAACATTGTTGACCATGCAATAGAATTGGATGCAAGTGATATTCATATTGAACCTCAGAGAAGAAACGTTGTTGTCAGATATCGTGTTGACGGTGTTTTAAGAAAAATTACTGAATATCCGAGAAATATGCATGCAGCAGTCGTTTCAAGAATTAAAATCCTCGCTGGACTTGATATAGTTGAGAGAAGATTACCCCAGGATGGAAAGTTTTTCATCAAGCGTGGAGAAGAACAATTTGACCTGCGTGTCTCCACAATGCCATCTGTTCATGGGGAAAAGGTAGTCATGCGTTTGCTCAAAGTCTCTTCATCAAAGAAAAAACTTGAAGAACTTGGTTATTCGCCTTACAACTACGAAAGAATTCAAAAATTGATAGAACATCCTTATGGTATCTTACTTGTCACGGGTCCTACTGGTAGTGGTAAATCTACAACACTTGTGGCAATAATAAACTCGTTGAACTCCGAAGACGTCAATATAGTCACAGCAGAAGACCCTGTCGAATACACAGTTGAAGGCATCACGCAATGCCAAGTTAATGCTGAAATAGGTCTCACGTTTGCAAAATACTTGCGTGCGTTTTTACGACAAGACCCAGACATCATTATGGTTGGTGAAATTAGGGACAGAGAAACCGCTCAACTCGCAGTTGAAGCATCGCTAACTGGTCACCTAGTTTTGTCCACGCTGCACACTAATACTGCAGCTGGTGCAATTGATAGATTAGTCAACATGGGTATCGAACCATCACTCATATCGGCATCTTTAATAGGTGTTATCGGGCAAAGGTTGGTTAGGAAAGTTTGCAGCAAGTGTAAAGTTGAACGAGAGCTGCCAGAAAGGTTTGTTAAACTTTCCAGAAAGTTGTTTCCGCAAATGAA contains these protein-coding regions:
- a CDS encoding GspE/PulE family protein, with product MKLGDVLIEKGIITPTELQNALELQKELRKPLGEVLIQLGYCTWDDIVKALAEQYEIQACVGEVKINDEFVKSFPKDLINELKIVPIDEKEGKVIVGVSNVYDIPVIKRRLKFKLGKDVDFCLMPPSIFETLYNNILHGITSGLMVQEIGEIITQQEAEEQQQEEVTVSEQEETPVVRLVSNIVDHAIELDASDIHIEPQRRNVVVRYRVDGVLRKITEYPRNMHAAVVSRIKILAGLDIVERRLPQDGKFFIKRGEEQFDLRVSTMPSVHGEKVVMRLLKVSSSKKKLEELGYSPYNYERIQKLIEHPYGILLVTGPTGSGKSTTLVAIINSLNSEDVNIVTAEDPVEYTVEGITQCQVNAEIGLTFAKYLRAFLRQDPDIIMVGEIRDRETAQLAVEASLTGHLVLSTLHTNTAAGAIDRLVNMGIEPSLISASLIGVIGQRLVRKVCSKCKVERELPERFVKLSRKLFPQMNPVQYVGEGCSACNNTGYKGRTAVAEVLMVNDEIRRLIQKGASTYELDRAARKHGMISMFQDGLYKVLSGETTIEEILAVVGEEEEEEQ